ACGCGCGCACTCGCGCATTAGTAGCGCGCTGCTATTCCGATATGCGCGCCATTAGCATGGCCTTCGATATGTACAATCTCGATAACAACGCGTTTCCCTTTTTCGGCGGAACGAAATGGAATTCGAATATCATCTTCCCGCATCTGACGACGCCTGTCGCTTATATGAGCGCGATTCCGCTCGATCCCTTCGTCGTCAAGGACGATCCCCAGCGCCCGGCGGATCATGGCCATTATTATCCCACTTGGAATGTGTATGAGGTGGTTAAAGCGGGATGGTCGTGGGGCGGGCCGCCGGTGGTCAATGCCGTGAAATCCGGCGCGCGCATGTTGTCCGTCAGTTCCGGCCCGGATAAGAAAGAAGATATCGCCTCGCAAGCCACGGGACTTTTCGCCTATAAAGCCAGCAACGGCTTGATTTCGGGAGGCGACATCTACCGGTTCACTCCCGGCTCCCAAGGGGATTCCGACTGATGCCAAGATTTCCCTCGCCCTCTGGGAGAGGGTTAGGGTGAGGGTATTATAAGTCTATTAATATCAACCCTCGCCTAACCTCTCCCCATCTTGGGAGAGGAAATGAAAAGCGACAATCTCAATGCAGATTGAAATGAGACGGGCGATTCTTCGCAGGGCGGCCTATTCATCCGCAGGAGGAAAAGCAAATATGCTCCAAAAATGGCGAACGGCGTTATCGGCCTTTGTTTTGGGATTGATCTCAATTTCTGCTTATGCGGATAAGACGCTTTTCTTTTGTTGCAACGAAACGAACGACCTCTATCGCGTCGTTGGCGCGAAAGGAGAAACATGGCCTCGCTTCGACGATCCAATGGACGCCGCCGACGCCGCCCCGCCAGGGGCGGCGGTTCT
Above is a window of Candidatus Omnitrophota bacterium DNA encoding:
- a CDS encoding prepilin-type N-terminal cleavage/methylation domain-containing protein codes for the protein MITRKGFTLIELLIVVAIIGILAAIAVPNFLNARTRALVARCYSDMRAISMAFDMYNLDNNAFPFFGGTKWNSNIIFPHLTTPVAYMSAIPLDPFVVKDDPQRPADHGHYYPTWNVYEVVKAGWSWGGPPVVNAVKSGARMLSVSSGPDKKEDIASQATGLFAYKASNGLISGGDIYRFTPGSQGDSD